The genomic segment acgactgactatcatatatatatatatatgtactattGCATTATGAATTATTCAGTAATGTCTATTTCATTCcctcacactggcacacacccaccaacaaatCTAAAGAAGAGCACAGTGAAACTAACCACCttaacataaacacaaacacgccAACAACAGTAACTGCAATGGAAACATATCGACCTACCTTGAACCTGTGTGCAAGGATCTGTGTCTTTGATGCGCAGTTTGACACCACCGTGTGACAAAATTCCCTCCACTGAAAAGCAAAATGCAGTCCATGTATGTCTTTGCATTGTGGTttatgtatgatgatgatgtgtacacaATTATCAAAAGTCACATATGATTAGAAACTGACTATTTTCTACCCTGTTAAACTACTTGTTTTCTACCCTGTCAAAATTGACAATGACTGTTATGATGCAATGTTAGTCATACAGTCTCAGTTTTAGACATCAgtgttttatacatttcacacaaagaaatctgctgtgacaaaagagagTAATTCAGTTTTAGACATCAgtgttttatacatttcacacagagaaatctgttgtgacaaaagagagtaATTCAGTTTTAGACATCAgtgttttatacatttcacacagagaaatctgttgtgacaaaagagagtaATTCAGTTTTAGACATCAgtgttttatacatttcacacagagaaatctgttgtgacaaaagagagtaATTCAGTTTTAGACATCAgtgttttatacatttcacacagagaaatccattttgaaaaaagagagtaatacaatacaatacaatactttgaGAGTAACAGATGGGGatgtagaaaataatgataattttcatGTGAATCGGTTCTGCACCAAATGACCAGAAAAATGAAAAAGTTTTGCAGGATGACTGACTGTCAGTGTATGTTACATGCTGTGAGAAGGGGTGATGGCTGGACACTCACCTTCAGAagagctgtgtcagtgtatgtaacACGCTGTGAGAAGGGGTGATGGCTGGACACTCACCTTCAGAagagctgtgtcagtgtatgtaacACGCTGTGAGAAGGGGTGATGGCTGGACACTCACCTTCAGAagagctgtgtcagtgtatgtaacACGCTGTGAGAAGGGGTGATGGCTGGACACTCACCTTCAGAagagctgtgtcagtgtatgtaacATGCTGTGAGAAGGGGTGATGGCTGGACACTCACCTTCAGAAGAGCCGTGTTAGTGTATGTTACATGCTGTGAGAAGGGGTGATGGCTGGACACTCACCTTCAGAAGAgccgtgtgagtgtatgtaacaCGCTGTGAGAAGGGGTGATGGCTGGACACTCACCTTCAGAagagctgtgtcagtgtatgttacATGCTGTGAGAAGGGGTGATGGCTGGACACTCACCTTCAGAagagctgtgtcagtgtatgtaacACGCTGTGAGAAGGGGTGATGGCTGGACACTCACCTTCAGAagagctgtgtcagtgtatgtaacATGCTGTGAGAAGGGGTGATGGCTGGACACTCACCTTCAGAagagctgtgtcagtgtatgtaacGTGCTGTGAGAAGGGGTGATGGCTGGACACTCACCTTCAGAAGAGCCGTGTCAGTGTATGTAACACGCTGTGAGAAGGGGTGATGGCTGGACACTCACCTTCAGAagagctgtgtcagtgtatgtaacGTGCTGTGAGAAGGGGTGATGGCTGGACACTCACCTTCAGAagagctgtgtcagtgtatgtaacGTGCTGTGAGAAGGGGTGATGGCTGGACACTCACCTTCAGAagagctgtgtcagtgtatgtaacACGCTGTGAGAAGGGGTGATGGCTGGACACTCACCTTCAGAagagctgtgtcagtgtatgtaacACGCTGTGAGAAGGGGTGATGGCTGGACACTCACCTTCAGAAGAGCCGTgttagtgtatttgtatttgtatttctttttatcacaacatatttctctgtgtgaaattcgggcggctctccccagggagagcgcattgctacactacagcgccacccatttttttgtattttttcctgcgtgtagttttatttgtttttcctatcgtagtggatttttctacagaattttgccaggaacaacccttttgttgccgttggttcttttatgtgcgctaaatgcatgctgcacacgggacctcggtttattgtctcatccgaatgactatcgtccagaccaccactcaaggtctagtggagggggagaaaatatcggcggctgaaccgtgattcgaaccagcgcactcagattctctcgcttccaaggcggacgcgttacctctaggccatcactccactatgtatgtAACATGCTGTGAGAAGGGGTGATGGCTGGACACTCACCTTCAGAAGAGCCGGCACGCTTTCTGTCCATCCTTTTCTCACAAGGCTGGCTGATTCTGATCTCCTTGCCAATGTCCGCTCCTGGCACTGAAACAGTTCATGATGATCGCTGCCTGATCACTCGAGGTAGCCAGGCTGGAAGAGATTTCCTCTTCATCTCTGCAGACTCCAGTCTCTAGTTTGTCGTACGATGATTTATACCAAGGTCCTgtacttgaatgcatgcataaaaTAAAAATCTTGCACCAACATGAAATCCAATTTCACCATATATACTCATGGTTGACAGTAAAGTAATTAAAACTACTCTCGTCATTCCGTGAACAATttggagtggagggggcgggagggttaAAATTTTCAAAATTATTTGTAGGTATGGGACCTTTGGAATCATGTGGCAGTGTGAGAGACTTTAGAGGCACTGACCAGGTGTTTTGAATCAACACTTTGTAGTTCATATTGGTGAAGTGTTTGGTCTGTTGAGAGTTATTATTTTGGTCTACAATTGTGTCTTCATTCTGTTCCTTACAATGACATGAATTTTGAAACCATACTTTTTAAAACTGTCCGAATGATGTTCATATGTGTTACTATGTGGATATGTATATATCAATTGTGGAACTGGGTATATTTTTGAATTTCCATAtttagaggtgggggagtggggtggggatcaCTGTCAACTATTTACAGGACACCACCCAGTCAGTAATGTCCTCTTTGACAGTCACATATACCCTTTTAGCATGTTACTGTGTGAAAGGGAAAAAatgagttagacagacacagactgtgacagaaagagagagagacagagagacagtgacagaaagagagagacagacagtgacagaaagagagacagacagtgacagaaagagagagactgacagtgacagaaagagagacagacagtgacagaaagagagtacagaaagagagacagacagtgacagaaagagagagactgacagtgacagaaagagagacagacagtgacagaaagagagagacagacagtgacagaaagagagacagacagtgacagaaagagagagactgacagtgacagaaagagagacagacagtgacagaaagagagagactgacagtgacagaaagagagagacagacagtgacagaaagagagagacagacagacagactgagacagaaagagagagatcaatgATCAGATAACAACAGACATGTCAGCTCACCATAAGTGAAAGAACAGGAGCTGGTCTGACCACTCTGAGTGCAGGACAGATGCAGGACAGCTTCCACTGGCTCTGTGATGCCCGGGTTTGGGGTGTAGGGTGGCATGGGGTAGGTCACCAcccgctgaacacacacacacacacacacacagggttcattCAGaatcatggaagtctggaaatttgaaaaaaaaaaaaaaaaaaaatgagtggagtggaattttgtttaatgtcccgtcacacatactggtgattgcagacattttgatTAAAGtcttaattttcacatttgaatgttatcatttaaaaGGCAggagaaaatggggggggggggggggttgaatggcgagttgggggaaacctggCTGAAGAAGGGTGGAATCAAAGAtaggtatttcttcttcttcttctgcgttcactcgtatgcacacgagtgggcttttacgtgtatgaccgtttttaccccgccatgtagacagccatactccgttttcgggggtgtgcatgctgggtatgttcttgtttccataacccaccgaacgctgacatggattacaggatctttaacgtgcgtatttgatcttctgcttgcatatacacacgaagggggttcaggcactagcaggtctgcacatatgttgacctgggagatcggaaaaatctccaccattttcccaccaggcgccgtcaccgtgattcgaacccgggaccctcagattgacagtccaacgctttaaccactcggctattgcgcccatcagatAGGTATTTGAAATAAACATCTTCATACCAGGAAAAATGACAGAACCATTTCCAGTGGTGGAAATGTCTTGGGGGGGAAAAAGCGTGTTGCCCTTTAGGGTCGGGAAAAGTTGTGGAATTTTCATAAATCATTGACCAATCCCATCAAACAAAGAACTTAATGCATTacagaacaaaatacaatacaaacaaaaagtgttgaattttttttttaaattgataccAGAATATCCACAGATGTCTTTTCATTAGTGGTGTAGCAgaaagggttgggtttttttattgttcAGTTTGGCATTGGAATTTTCAGTCTGGTCAGGAAAATGTATgaaaaaagtatggaatttttGTTTTGAAACCCTGTGCTGACTCAACCAAGAGAGAGGGGATCAGTAAGTGAGGAATGGGAACAGGTAAGGCCATCAACAGAGTCACTAGCACATGATTCAGAAGAGTTTTTAAAATGTATATTCAATAGGCAACAGttttcatcatttattcatttattttttacatgCTACAGGCttggtatttgtttgttgttttgttctttccctGTGTTGTttgctgctgtcgctgttgttaAATTGTTGCACTGGCACTACATTATTTACAGCTGCAGTGCATTTTGGCCTGCTCTGTGTCCAGCACAAAGAGGAGTCGAATCTCCTggagctttttgtctgtctgccccaatcagtttcagtttcagtttcagtagctcaaggaggcgtcactgccttcggacaaatccatatacgctacaccacatctgccaagcagatgcctgaccagcagcgtagcccaatgcgcttagtcaggccttgagacccaATCAGCATGTTTGAGGGGACACTCCAAAGTGAACATCAGAATTCAAGTTGGCAGAATCAGTAATGAAACTGAACTAAGATGTGATGAAGGCGCCTCACTCCACTCTGCCTCCTGCCTCTCATTTCTGATGTTAAAATCACactgtttccctttttttgtacaaataacagaaatattttattttgtttgtttggttggttggttttaatcaaaaaaaaacacaaaaaaccctgcATATTTTCATGTCTCAAGATACTGTCAAACACAAAAGAACatcactttaaccctttcaccgccagtcaatttagagtacaaaatccccttgtgatataaacacaaaaaagacagtggctaagaatagctggggattccgcctgccatgtatagaaaatatggcctatcctaccaccgaaaattaagagcagtaggttcatggataacagacccatgagtggtcacctttcagtgacatgggtcctctaccacacctgtgcataaatgcgagcttggtggtgaaagggttaaagaaaacaaaaaaactggactCTGAACATGTATGCGTACCTTGTACAATATCTGGTCTTTTGTTGGCTTATATTCTGGTGATGTCCATGCTTCTTCTCCAGCCACTGTCACCTTCAACGTACATTCTCCTGAAGAAAAAGAATATGGTAGTTCTGAAATGTCAGGCATGAGAACAATGCCTTCACAACCTCTGTGTCACTGATTCAAGTGAAAAAAAATACATTAGGCATGGATGAATTAGCTCTGTGTCACTGACTCAATTAAAAAAATACATTAGGCATGGATGAATTAGCTCTGTGTCACTGACTCAATTAAAAAAATACATTAGGCATGGATGAATTAGCTCTGTGTCACTGACTCAATTAAAAAAATACATTAGGCATGGATGAATTAGCTCTGTGTCACTGACTCAATTAAAAAAATACATTAGGCATGGATGAATTAGCTCTGTGTCACTGACTCAATTAAAAAAATACATTAGGCATGGATGAATTAGCTCTGTGTCACTGACTCAATTAAAAAAATACATTAGGCATGGATGAATTAGCTCTGTGTCACTGATtcaataaatgaatttaaaaaaaagaaacatctggcatggaaaaaaaaaaaactatgtgtCACTGATTCAATTTTTAAAAATTCAGACATGGAAAAATAAACCTGTGTCACTGATGTAAAATCGAAACTCACAGGTAACATTTGGAGGAAGGAAGTCTGTTACATGCCTTGTCAAATACAGCAGTataaaggatggatggatggatggtttattcatataacgCCACTGCCCCTCAGGAGAGATCAAGAGACGTGCACGAACTGTCTTTCAAAAACCAGCAGTTACCTTCAGTAATGAGTGGCCCATCTTCAGTGGTGAAAATATCCACCTGTCCACCATCCTGGGCTGACACACAGCTGGTGCTCAGTTTAAGTACGTCCAGCCTGGTCTTTTCACCTGAGACAGAGGCAACATATTCATATGAACTGGAAATACTTtcttcttacaaaaaaaaaaaagacataaaaaaaaaatgaaagaatttttaaaataataaaatcatagTCGATTTCATAAatgcataaagaaaaaaaaaagcatgcatgaaAACATTATACACTTCAGCCATTGCTGCAAGTCACACTCtgaaggcacacatacacacacatgcatgcaagagtgtgtgtgcacacacacacacacacacacacacacacacacacaaacactcctctgcacacacccacacaaacacaaatactcctctgcacacacccacacaaacactcctctgcacacacccacacaaacactcctctgcacacacccacacaaacacaaatactcctctgcacacacccacacaaacactcctctgcacacaaacacaattactcctctgcacacacccacacaaacacaaatactcctctgcacacacccacacaaacacaaatactcttctgcacacacccacacaaacactcctgcgcgcaaacacacacacacacacacacacaaaatactcctagctgcacacacacacacacacaaatattcctgcgtgcgcacacacacgcgcgtgcgcacgcacgcacgcacgcacacacacacacacacacgcgcatgcactgtTGAACAAGCACTGACTGGCATTCTGAATGATGTTGCTGAggcagaagagagggggggaggaggagccctggatggtggtgatgacaccCAGACACACCTTGGTCGTGTTGTACTCCCTCTTCGTAGCACACTGCCGGAAACACTgctctgaaatcacacacacacacacacacacgtcatcgtcatcatcatcaccatcattatcaacaccaccatcattatcatcaccatcatcattatcacaatcatcatcatcaccatcaccatcactaccatcagcatcatcaccaccatcattattatcaccaccatcaccattagcaccaccaccattatcatcaccatcaccatcattatcacaatcatcatcatcatcatcaccaccaccatcaccattatcagcatcatcatcatcatcatcacaatcatcatcatcattaccaccatcaccattgtcaccaccatcatcacaatcatcatcatcgctaccatcaccatcatcgtcatcataagaaGGATCATCgtggccatcaccatcaccatcatcatcgtaactCTTTTCTCCAGTATGGGTGTCAGCCCAATGCAAATCCACTTAGCCTCTTGGCCAGGTGGTTGGTCCACATCTGTCTGTCCTCAACTCTTCAGCCCGCCCAGCTTGGGCGGCCCTGCCAGGAGCTTTGCTGCGCTCTCATTGGCATAGTTCTCTGAGTCACTGAGGCACTCGATCAAGCCATCAGATCGCGACAAGGAATTGACCTTGTTGTGATGGGTTTCTTACAATCCTGTATGAAAATATCTGCACGTATTATGGTTctaccgccccccacacccccaaaaaagaaaaaaaaaaaaaagatatgaactaACTGACagaatgactgattgattaattaagaAATGCTTTATTGTAAAATTTGAATATCATCtacatcccccctctccatccccccctgcccctaacccaccccaccctccccccccaaaaaaaaaaaaaaaaaaaaaaaagaaagaaaaataaagatatgAACTAACTGACAGAacgactgattgattaattaagaAATTTGAATATTACCTTACATCCTCCctctccatacccccctccccccccccccccaaaaaaaaaaaaaaatgacaaagacaTCAGGCATTGTTACCTTTGTAAGGGGAAGGCAGAAACGTGGCTCGCTCCTCCAGGACTGAGctgatggtgggggtggatttctcttctctccccttcctggcCGTCTTCTTGGTCTCCCTCGTCTTGATCCTCTCAGTGCGCAGGTAGGGGATCCTGGGGCACAGCGGGGCGTGTCTCAGGCTCATCATCATCGCTCTCGCTACATTTTTCTGTGtcatgttctttgtttgtttggggtttttttttttgtgtgtgtgttttaatgtcatGCTGCACCCACATATACCTTTGTGACTTtacaaagacgtggaacaagctcccggataacctccgtcattctgattccctcgcatcttttaaatctcgtctcaaaactcaccttttccctcagcagttaagttcaattgtggcaggtccacttcctttgccgcgttagctgtgcttgactatgtatgtatacatatgtatgtgtacataactacatgcatgtatatgaatgtgtattgtgtgcgcgtgcgtttatttaagtttgtgcctgcctatgtgtgcgtatgtgttagggtagctgttacatacacatgtattgttaaaatgtatgtacgcagtgcgtgtgtagtcatattttggtgtgtgtatgtaacatagatgtaatgttttatgttaacaaagcgtttttgtaaagcacctagagcagatttctggatagtgtgctatataagtatccattattattattattattattattattattactttccaTCTCAGCCCTCCTCCTACTGTTCTAgatctttttacttttttatttttattttgcaaagaCATGTACACAATACAGAATGAATAAACAGTATAAATGAACAGTAACATAATCCTTCTAGATCTTTACTGTTGCTTGGCTGCTGGTTCCAGAGCGCTGATAATTCTCTGAAGAAGCAAAAGATCAAAAGGACAatgctcccttcctccctctctctctgttaatatCTCCTTCCTGTGCCATTTTATTGTGCAGATCCCACTACTCAAGGAAAAGACTGAATGCACAAAAGCAAAGCTGTGTTCAGTTACCTATCATTCTGAAaatcacgatttttttttctttttgctctacCACATGCATGCCAGACATTGTCAATGTCATGTGTATACATCACACAAAGTGAAAACATTCGCTGTTTACAGTAGCACATTTATCTTATTTAATCAgtacagacacttttttttttaatttaaaggaAGCTTTGAATGGCACAGACATCATTTGATTGTTTGGGCTTTACCTGACCACCTGAGTTCTTTTGCTGATGTGGTAGGTCTTGGTGTACACGCCGTGGTCACAGTCTCGGCCAACCAATCCATTGGGGTGAATCTCCTCCGTGTGCTCCGCGTCAAAGCAGACGATTTGGATCTGCACGTGCCTTCCGCTCATGTTGTGCAGCTGGTGACAGGTGTTCAGTGCGCATAGGGTAATTtcatctgtctttttgtgtgtagAACTTGTTTGTAATTCATTTTCCTTGTTtactatttcttttctcttttttagcATATTTATCAATATCAGTGACATGAACATTATATACTTTGTTGCCAATGTTCAGGACTGGCGTACATGCAGatgaacatcgtcatcatcataactttcattcttcttcttcttatcattataatgattattataagtatcatcattacaattatcattactatcattatcatcatcattattgtcattactattattttcatcatcatcatcatcatcaatatta from the Babylonia areolata isolate BAREFJ2019XMU chromosome 21, ASM4173473v1, whole genome shotgun sequence genome contains:
- the LOC143296198 gene encoding uncharacterized protein LOC143296198, with translation MGKPEDFTGDAWYPVEMEGSDARTKPEVKITHCIAFQKFRYSGENRPGMKYQDKEFLNLVLHNMSGRHVQIQIVCFDAEHTEEIHPNGLVGRDCDHGVYTKTYHISKRTQVVRIPYLRTERIKTRETKKTARKGREEKSTPTISSVLEERATFLPSPYKEQCFRQCATKREYNTTKVCLGVITTIQGSSSPPLFCLSNIIQNASEKTRLDVLKLSTSCVSAQDGGQVDIFTTEDGPLITEGECTLKVTVAGEEAWTSPEYKPTKDQILYKRVVTYPMPPYTPNPGITEPVEAVLHLSCTQSGQTSSCSFTYVPGADIGKEIRISQPCEKRMDRKRAGSSEVEGILSHGGVKLRIKDTDPCTQVQAASPLTDHQTQLTVRAVDRTTGTVIHMDPVQHALQSAVGCSLLSGRPQAVPVTLGRPDLAPSTSASHVIVSQAVKDEAPMTECSTVQVINSEFSQPGSNSYTPGTVLQSVSLPSSFSLDQLNSSGIFTTSGELLSSRVFEMVAPFMVGQDD